The Neospora caninum Liverpool complete genome, chromosome X genome includes a region encoding these proteins:
- a CDS encoding cDNA FLJ30053 fis, clone ADRGL1000144, highly similar to StAR-related lipid transfer protein 7, related: MLALRRETTHSAVEGKEVSATASSSAAKKRRRRGVPPRVPDSELDKFLQFAQDVRAGRVDQAWEPLVDGPPVQVWRRQVPGTNVHDYCMTGEFSDISASAYNTTFSHLPFRASWDESVVEIRVLEANPVEHVSRAVLPVGSRGGEPSDEAQDVRVRGAKGNTARKEGTGTEREQSSPSQSNAGISRSSSGTDDDVEEIIYWRVKLPWPLVDRDFVYARRFRTYPESHAIVSVQQATESPDCPPGPQAVRVESYNSTVVLFADNDERDINQKGVSFVLYHFDASLTPVPPWVKSYVTSHTLPRTIAALHNTAKALVGDDGSIQPAAYASLQHTLKFRDVHQEREIEEADEIGPEPSDDAGFRAETADDTGAPPGGPPRSSGNAPNGRGTGQRPAGGTAQAEDSVGSEGQASKRGVSTGPVPSEPERTQDAHPGESGKIAANDTRESSPDVTGSGGGFGQGKCSENFRGTAERGEESSGTALEYDEKAIAEAYDEIWKGVPLAATTSAVAGVGRAHASQPEAGITVRGVKACVGSLLGKIRRFKDKVRHSRLAAILRRQRDSTYYSNSIRPADDSTSTCASGTRPSWCSPRTGVFVATAHPTSPASSGVAWEILAHISPAARSARALRVIADAQHEAAHSVLPMRPSLAWPWWRYDRSRIRKGDACERQCRLLASCRTRRCSSPGDTAARRDGGAWDTDNPRAATERLRRGGVLSLRTYAAVEALRWAARLGDLSRDEKETPAELVRLDAPEQGVARGEGGRDTWIDALLVDIREDLWPVAILSSLPLQAVRRSPR; encoded by the exons ATGCTTGCGCTTCGACGCGAAACAACTCACTCTGCCgtcgagggaaaagaagtgTCGGCGACTGCGAGCTCATCAGCtgcaaagaagcgaagacggagaggcgtcCCACCTCGCGTCCCTGATTCCGAGCTTGACAAGTTCCTCCAGTTTGCGCAAGACGTTCGAGCCGGCCGCGTCGACCAAGCTTGGGAGCCGCTCGTCGACGGGCCGCCTGTGCAAGTGTGGCGCCGGCAAGTTCCCG GTACAAATGTGCACGACTACTGTATGACAGGAGAATTCTCTGATATCTCCGCATCGGCTTACAACACCACATTCAGTCACCTTCCATTCAGAGCTTCTTGGGACGAGTCGGTCGTCGAGATCCGCGTCTTGGAGGCGAACCCTGTGGAGCATGTCAGCAGAGCAGTTCTCCCCGTCGGCAGTCGCGGCGGTGAGCCGAGCGACGAGGCCCAGGATGTTCGGGTCCGCGGCGCCAAAGGCAACACAGCCAGGAAGGAAGGGacgggaacagagagagagcaatCGTCGCCTTCCCAGTCCAATGCTGGTATCTCTCGCTCCAGTTCGGGTACCGATGACGACGTCGAGGAGATCATTTACTGGCGCGTGAAACTACCGTGGCCGCTTGTTGATCGCGACTTTGTCTATGCGCGCCGCTTTCGAACGTACCCTGAGAGTCACGCAATCGTCTCCGTCCAGCAGGCGACGGAGTCGCCGGACTGCCCTCCGGGGCCTCAGGCTGTCCGCGTGGAGAGTTACAACTCCACCGTGGTCTTGTTTGCGGACAACGACGAGCGCGATATCAACCAAAagggtgtctccttcgtgCTCTATCACTTCGACGCGAGCCT GACACCGGTACCTCCCTGGGTGAAGAGCTATGTTACTTCCCACACTCTGCCTCGCACCATCGCTGCTCTCCATAATACAGCCAAGGCGTTGGTGGGGGACGACGGTTCGATTCAGCCCGCCGCCTACGCAAGTCTTCAGCACACTTTGAAGTTCCGCGACGTCCATCAGGAACGGGAGATAGAGGAAGCGGACGAGATAGGACCGGAGCCGAGTGATGACGCAGGCTTCCGCGCAGAAACTGCGGACGACACCGGTGCGCCTCCTGGTGGACCGCCGAGGTCCTCTGGAAATGCACCAAACGGGAGGGGAACAGGCCAACGTCCGGCCGGTGGGACAGCCCAGGCTGAAGACTCCGTCGGGTCCGAAGGCCAGGCGTCTAAACGTGGTGTTTCCACGGGACCTGTCCCGTCAGAACCCGAAAGGACGCAGGACGCACATCCCGGGGAGAGCGGCAAAATCGCCGCCAATGATACGCGTGAGAGCTCGCCCGACGTAACAGGTTCTGGAGGCGGCTTCGGCCAAGGGAAATGTAGCGAGAACTTCCGTggaacagcggagagaggggaagagtCCTCCGGGACTGCACTTGAGTACGATGAAAAAGCTATTGCCGAAGCCTACGACGAGATCTGGAAAGGCGTCCCTCTGGCCGCGACGACCTCGGCTGTTGCCGGGGTTgggcgcgcgcacgcgtcgcAGCCGGAGGCAGGGATAACGGTTCGTGGCGTTAAGGCCTGCGTCGGCTCCCTTTTGGGCAAAATCCGACGCTTCAAGGACAAGGTAAGGCATTCGCGTCTGGCGGCAATCCTTCGACGACAGCGGGATTCCACCTACTACTCAAATTCGATCAGGCCCGCTGACGACAGCACTTCCACGTGCGCCTCCGGGACTCGACCCTCGTGGTGTAGTCCTCGGACAGGAGTATTTGTTGCGACTGCGCATCCAACGTCGCCCGCGAGTAGTGGCGTGGCGTGGGAGATCCTAGCGCACATTTCTCCAGCGGCTCGGTCTGCCAGGGCGTTGCGTGTCATCGCGGACGCCCAGCACGAGGCCGCCCATAGTGTCCTTCCGATGAGGCCGTCTTTGGCGTGGCCGTGGTGGCGATATGACCGGTCGAGAATCCGCAAAGGCGACGCCTGTGAGCGACAGTGCCGACTGCTTGCCTCTTGCCGCACCAGGCGGTGTTCGTCTCCAGGTGACACGGCGGCACGGCGGGACGGAGGCGCCTGGGACACCGACAACCCGCGCGCTGCCACAGAGAGATTAAGGCGGGGAGGTGTTCTGAGTCTGAGGACGTATGCGGCTGTGGAGGCGTTGCGATGGGCGGCGCGTTTAGGTGACCTGtcgcgagacgaaaaggagacgccagCGGAGCTGGTCAGGCTCGATGCACCAGAGCAAGGCGTCGCACGTggagagggggggagggACACGTGGATAGATGCGCTTTTAGTGGACATTCGGGAGGACCTGTGGCCTGTCGCCATTTTATCATCGCTCCCCCTTCAGGCGGTGCGCCGCAGTCCGCGGtag